The Vitis vinifera cultivar Pinot Noir 40024 chromosome 16, ASM3070453v1 DNA segment tgaatgaatcaatttcttaccatatttctttcatttcctatgaagaaaaattaataatcagGTCATAAGTTAGTTGGAAACTAAAGTAATGATGTAAtcaacttcttttttttcctaagtTTGTGAAGATGTCTTGattaatatgtttttctttgtaATGAAGTTTCAATAGGTtgatataacttaaaataagagatcaaatatttgtaattattttcgCACCTCGATTCATAGAACATCTTTCAATTCTTCCTCATTTgtcattaattaataattaaatttgattttggatCCGGATGTGTTCATGAATTTACATAAGTTGAGCTTAATTAAAGCCATCATACATAGGAAGATcaaacatttgaaaatataCTAATAATATAAGAATTTATATAATTGGTTAAGagaatttttataagaattgataacatttaaaagaaaaaacagttTAATATTGGGTTATATACTTTTCTAATACAAAAATTGTTATgtaaaaattatgaatttgactcttcaataaataaaagctaCAACTTcttaaccataaaaataaataaataaataaaataaaaattatgaatttgacTCTTCAATAAATAAACCAACTACCCAAACAATGCCCTAAAAAGAATACATGCAGGGAGCTTTGCCTTCATCAACCTCTCTTAAATTTGGAGCCACTTTGCCCCCTTTTTTAAGGGTAAAACTTAGGTAACGctcataattatttattttcaaaatcacttcatttattatataatatgttattaaacatattattattacttaCATTAATTGATTCTctgtgaatgagaaaggaatgGCAGCACCTAAAGTGGCTGGAAAAATATGAGCAACGACGGTACAGTAGGGTCTGTTTGGTAGttggtttgaaaaataaatcagaaaaataatttttgaaaataattttttagattttatagaataaaaatctatttaaatacttaaaatatttttaaaaataatttttatacttaattattttacatgtttatgtaattatttttttaaaataacattaaaaaaataaatgaaagtaaTATAAAACACTTGAAATATGTTATccgaaaatattttgttttttgtgttttattgATAAACgtgttttttctttaagaaaaaaaaaaaaaaaaccgttgTTAAAAACAGTTCTGAAACAGGAACTAAGTTATTGCTttcaaattatgtttttgtttaacacttttaaacagtattttcttatgttttaagaattggaattagAATCAGCAGAAGAAgcgttttttaaaaatataaaaataaaatcgaaGTGCATTGAAGATGCTAAAGCCCAAATGCATCAGGGAATGTGCTGAGTGACTGAGTCACTCGGTCGGATCCCCATCCCTCTAGTGAAAGCCTCAGATCTAAGATGAAACTAATCCAACGGTCCGGATAATTTCACCCACAAACCCCGACCTCTCCCTATAATCTATATGCCTTGCAGAACCTCACACGTCACCAAAATATACGAAAAATTCCCGTGTCAGCGTCCAACAGCGAACCAAGGCATATTTTCCTGCAACATCTCAGCCGTCCATTGTCTGGGTCCCATTTTACCATGTACGGCTCAGATGTATAGGCAAAATCTTTATAGGTACCCAGCGACGGACTCTGGggcaatgttttcagaaccggaccggtgatcgaaccggaaaagttaccggttcacggttcactggtcggaccggcggtcgaaccgctattgaaccggtgacgtcataaatatataatttatatattattaaaattaaaaataattataaaaattttaaaatatatatgaataaattgaaaatcaataatattatcaaattaaatcatattaatatttttaattttattaaatgagatatgtaaaatatttaaatgtgaaaatattaaaaatgaaaatttaaactaattttatcatttttaaaaatattatattatttttatttaacattacaaaaaaaatttaaaatctaatatatattattttgtttagcaTATTAGGTAACAAAAGCCGTGTAGCTGGAGTGGTGCCTAGGCTGCCTTCCGAAACAGGGGTCCAAGGTTCAATTCCTCTTGGCTGGGGacttgttattatttttttcattgcttAGGTTGGTTAGGAATCCCACATCGGATTCTAAGAGAAATGAGGATGCAAAGGGTGCCTATAAATGCTATCCACATTGAAGACCAAAGCATTGCTTCACTGGGTGGGCTGAAAAGTAAGCCCACAATATGATTGAGTGGGGTTTGGGCTTTGTCATGATGAGACAAGGCCCAAAATGGGCATTTGCCAAAACATTTTTATGCAATGAGCCTTTAAAATGGAGGTTCAAATTGAACCGTTCGGTTCAATTAGAACCGTCCGGTTCAACCGAGTCGCCGGTCCGACCGCCGGTTTTGGCGGTTCGTGGCCGGTTTAAACCTTAAGCTGTTCAATAGGGCAGACCGGACCGGAATTGTGACCGGTcgacggttgaaccggttggaccggccggtccggtccggtttttaaaacattgctcTGGGGACTCTCtttcgtctttttttttttttttttctttttctcctttcctCCTCTGTGGCGGCTCTAAGCTTTTTTTGGGTACCGAGCTTCACGCTCGATACAGAAACCCTAACTGCTCGTACTATACAAAACCAAACCGCATATTAGAGCTTCGGCGACACAGCAATGGAGGTTTCCCTAGGAAGACGCCACCACACTTTTCTATATGATTTATCCACATTaagaaaaaagtagaatccgaaAATGTCATGCAGGAgaccatttttatttaaaattatgctTCCTTTTTAAAGTGGAAGGAATCTAGGTACTGCGTTCATATGGTAGAGTCAAACTTTCCAGGCAAAAAcagatactatatatatatatatatatatatatatatatgtgagtgCTTGGTCTCCTGggaattcataagaaaaaaccAACAGTTGCAAAGCCTCTCTTCTATTACTTGCAGACCATGGCAGGACGGTCCTTTCAACACCTTCTTAGctttcttatgcttttgttGCTATGTGCCAAACCTGGCATGGGGAATGTTACTGGGTGCATAGAGAGGGAGAGACAAGCTCTCCTTCACTTCAAACATGGCCTTGTGGATGACTTTGGCCTTCTTTTCTCATGGGGAGACGACAACAGAGATTGTTGCCAATGGAGAGGAGTCCAGCGTAGTAACCAGTCAGGTCACATCATCATGCTTCATCTTCCTGCCCCGCCAAATGAAGAATATGATGAATATGGTATTTACCAATCTCTTAGAGGCGATATAAGTCCTTCGCTGCTTGAATTGGAGCACTTGACTCATTTGGATCTCAGCTGTAATGATTTTGAAGGGAGGCACATACCTCCATTCCTTGGTTCCCTCAGCAGAATGCAGTACCTCAATCTCTCTCAGGCCAATCTCGCTCAAACTGTTCCCACTCAACTGGGGAATCATTCCAACTTGCTTTCCCTTGATCTCAGcgataattatttgaattttgggaACCTTGAGTGGCTTTCTCGTCTTTCTTCTTTTAAGACACCTTGACCTGAGTTCTGTCGACCTTAGTAAAGTCATCCACTGGTCCCACGCAATTAATAAACTCCCTTCTCTCATTCACTTGGATTTACAAAATTGTGGTCTCCCTCCCATCCCTCCACTCATCATTCCGTCTCTTTCCCATGTGAATTCCTCTGTCCCTCTTGTTTTCCTTGATCTCTCTAGGAATTATCTCACTTCTTCAATATAACCATGGCTGCTCAACTTTAGTACCACCCTCCTTCATCTTGATCTCTCGTTCAGTGATTTAAACGGTTCGATTCTGAAATATGCTTTTGGGAACATGAGTTCCCTTGAATATCTTAATCTCCATTCGAGTGAACTTGATGATGAGATTCCGGATACAATTGGAGACATGGGATCACTTGCATATCTTGATCTCTCTTGCAATCAACTGCAGGGCTCAATTCCAAATACAATTAGGAAGATGGTTTTACTTTCACATCTTGATCTCTTTCGCAAGCAACTGCGGGGCTCAATTCCAGATACAGTTGGGAAGATGGTTTTACTTTCACGTCTTAATCTTTCTGGCAATCAACTGCAGGGCTCAATTCCACATACAGTTGGGAAGATGGTTTTACTTTCACATCTTGATCTCTCTGGCAATCAACTACAGGGCTCAATTCCAAATACAGTTGGGAAGATGGTTTTACTTTCACATCTTGATCTCTCTCGCAATCAATTGCAGGGCTCAATTGCAGATACAGTTGGCAACATGGTTTCTCTTGGAAAACTCTATCTCTCTTTGAATCATCTTCAAGGTGAGATTCCAAAATCCTTGAGTAATTTATGTAACTTACAAGCATTAGAGTTGGATAGAAACAATATCTCTGGACAGCTTGCACCAGACTTTGTGGCCTATGCAAATGACACATTAGTGACTTTGTCTTTATCAGCAAACCAGTTCAGTGGATCAGTTCCTGCTCTCattggattttcatccttgagaGAGTTACATCTTGATTTTAATCAACTAAATGGAACTTTACCTAAAGGTCTTGGACAGTTGTCCAACCTTCAATCCTTGGATATTGCCTCAAATTCATTGCAAGGCACTATCAATGAAGCCCATCTCTTTAATCTATCCCAGTTGTCCTATTTAGACTTATATTAGCTTCCAACTCTCTCACTTTCAACATGAGCTTGGAGTGGGTTCCTCCATTTCAACTGCTTCATCTACTATTAGCCTCCTGCAAATTAGGACCTCTTTTTCCTAGTTGGCTTCGTACTCAAAACTCGTTGAGAGAGCTTGATATCTCCAATTCTGAAATTTCAGATGTCCTCCCAGACTAGTTCTGGAATGTAACCATCTCAACTGTCAGAACCTTGAGTATTTCCAACAATCAGATCAAAGGAACCTTACCgaatttatcatcaaaatttggTTATGTATCTAACATAGATATGAGCTCAAACTGTTTTGAGGGTTCAATACCACAACTTCCTTATGACGTGCAATGGTTGGATCTCTCCAATAACAAGTTCTCAGGGTCCATTTCTTTATTATGTACAGTGGGTAATCAGTTACTTCTACTTGACCTCTCAAACAACTCGTTGTCGGGAGGGCTGCCCAATTGTTGGGCACAGTGGGAAAGTTTGGCAGTTCTTAATTTGGAAAGTAACAGATTTTCTGGGCAAATTCCAAATTCATTTGGCTCTTTGCAATCAATTCAAACACTACATTTGCGCAATAAAAATTTAACCGAAAAATTGCCTTTATCTTTTATGAATTGTACAAGTTCGAGGTTCATTGATTTGGCAAAAAATAggttattgattactactcaaaaagggctatttgatagcttgtaattaactcttttaaacaattttgagtagtagttattgccttttaacccaattagcatattgaggacctttgcaatcacttctaatcattttgtgtaagttttggtgtttttgttagtaatttgatcaccaaagcaacccaaggtggaggagagttatttggaatccatggcaaagcaatggaaagctcagaaacatgaagaatcagagctttaaagccttaaagtcctttgccataaccaatccggaatgcaaggaggagaagtaaagagagaatctaccttgaagcattcttgatgacagtcatttcagccacttttggattacttcctgaagtccaatttatgcatgctttatgtcgtttcgaagatcgggaagtcaaaaatccaatgcttcaaacggttcgcaaatcagagttgaaatgaaaaagttagagccaatggaagcagatcactccaagctgaaggccaatttcgcagggctgcgaaatcagccttcggctgcgaaatgatttcgcagccatcttgttcgtctgcgaaatttcgcagccattttgtgcgcctgcgaaattctcctgagtgcttccagatatttgcgaccaacgttttttgttattttgcctcagatatttgttgtctaaatcccaattctctccttgtaatccaccaattagatgattccttagttgttaagcaaggatacaggggtaaacaacctgttatatattgttttgtaagtttCATTTTAAGGGTCGTCGGGGAATTTTCTCCAGAAGACCATCTTTTGTAAAGTTTACACTTAGCTAAATACagagtatcttttgctttctttttctctcttctattttctattttcttagtagccaaacatccttggaggatgaaatccccaaggatgagaggctaaaaccttttagtttcttgaagtaatggatgccatgtgaagctcccgtgtcaggatggagatttccaagccatgaatgtaagtagctgagcgtcataaatgttttcattcaaagtaaagcttttaatccctctgacttgctttgaatggccaatacttgataaccttttggtctcagtggattcttattgttagatccactgatgttcattagttatctcctacgagccattgtattgcaagtcgaggagatgacctatatcattaaaagagcatttatgaggttcaactaccctttttgtaagttttcaaggactaaaactcagttgttaaactcataccggttcgggaagtaagcatcaccttagttgcttccccaactcgaggtgaaaagtcccaaaatctccatttttacacagtgagttaagcatggctatccaaagctttgagaaacttctttttccatcttttaacctattttcatgttagtttagtttacacaccttcatctttttatgttttcatcttaacctaatttttattaagaaaagttcactccatcctccgaacttcaccagttaaagtaaaaacccttcccagtgttcgatcctagagccactatgctatagtagctttgctactttagtgtaaggaccttaggtataaattttgttgatacccttacatgccaagctaccaagagtcgggttatcaaatggcgccgttgccggggagggtgctacttcactgtgaatatatcagccggaggtaacttgtgagacttctcatgagtaaggtgaattctatctcatttttcatttactaactttttattttagttttagaacatttttaacttagtttagataagtttcttttagcttttaactttcatttttagtttatttttcatactctgtttttccttccgcatgctctgtttttttttctttttctttgttttgtttgtttactttgttccagctgaatccgtgcatgccctattggattagagaccaagagggaaggttagtgcggatagagactccacgagctattgaattagagattattttaaaagtcatggagaatcagccagaggatcaacattcacaacacgggcaggggaatgatccgaacttgtataggtccatgagggacaggatgcaccctccgaggatgagtgcaccatcttgcatcattcctcctacagagcaattgattatcaggccacacatcgtgcctctgcttcctactttccatgggatggaaagtgaaaatccatatgcgcacataaaggaattcgaagatgtgtgcaatacttttcaagaagggggaacagctattgagcttatgaggttgaagctctttccattcacattaaaggacaaagccaagatatggctcaattccttgaggctgagaagcataagaacatggacagaacttcaggctgattttttgaagaagtttttccctactcacagaacaaatggattgaagagacaaatctccaacttctcagcacgtgagaatgaaaaattttatgaatgctgggagaggtatatggaagccatcaatgcatgtcctcaccacggctttgatacatggtttttggtgagctatttttatgatggcatgtcatcttcaatgaagcagatattggagacaatgtgtgggggcgatttcatgagcaagaacCCTGAGGAGGCTATGGATTTCCTAAGTTATGTCTCAGAGGTCTCCtgtggatgggatgagcccactaacagagaaatggggaagaggccAGTTCAGCAAATGTCAAAAGGGGGGATGTACAAtctgagtgaagacatggagatgAAAGCCAAGGTGGCTGCCATGGCTAGACGAATAGAGgaaatggagttgagaaaagttcACGAAGTCCAAGCTATTTCAGAGCCTCAACAACCAGCCAATCCTTGCTCCATATGTCAGTCATTTGAACATATGGTGGAAGAATGTCCCACCATTCCAGCAGcaagagaaatgtttggggaacaagctaacctgattggccaatggaagccaaattcaaatgctccctatggcaacacgtacaactctagctggaggaaccacccaaactttgcatggaagccaaggccaaacccatatcagtcaccagcccaatcaagccaacagagtcaaggtcaatcctcagttgagcaagcactcataagccttagcaaggttatgggtgactttgtgagtgagcaaaaatccatcaactctcaactaaatcagaagattgacaacgtagagagtacattgaacaagaagatagatgggatgcataatgagttgtctcagaaaattgacaacatccaatattccatctcaaggctcacaaatttgaacactgttaatgagaaaggaaagtttccctctcagcctcaccaaaatcctaag contains these protein-coding regions:
- the LOC100253520 gene encoding probable LRR receptor-like serine/threonine-protein kinase IRK encodes the protein MSSLEYLNLHSSELDDEIPDTIGDMGSLAYLDLSCNQLQGSIPNTIRKMVLLSHLDLFRKQLRGSIPDTVGKMVLLSRLNLSGNQLQGSIPHTVGKMVLLSHLDLSGNQLQGSIPNTVGKMVLLSHLDLSRNQLQGSIADTVGNMVSLGKLYLSLNHLQGEIPKSLSNLCNLQALELDRNNISGQLAPDFVAYANDTLVTLSLSANQFSGSVPALIGFSSLRELHLDFNQLNGTLPKGLGQLSNLQSLDIASNSLQGTINEAHLFNLSQLSYLDLY
- the LOC109124168 gene encoding receptor-like protein EIX2 gives rise to the protein MGNVTGCIERERQALLHFKHGLVDDFGLLFSWGDDNRDCCQWRGVQRSNQSGHIIMLHLPAPPNEEYDEYGIYQSLRGDISPSLLELEHLTHLDLSCNDFEGRHIPPFLGSLSRMQYLNLSQANLAQTVPTQLGNHSNLLSLDLSDNYLNFGNLEWLSRLSSFKTP